One segment of Rosa chinensis cultivar Old Blush chromosome 6, RchiOBHm-V2, whole genome shotgun sequence DNA contains the following:
- the LOC112168903 gene encoding putative F-box protein At3g16210 translates to MSFAQKVMVLTVGSGSWRSIWYPGYHSEQENGIYVNGYLHWIGQCGKGSLVIHSFNLESESYEQLPMPPCCFDPHKAQLNLGVFNGCLSITVRSSYYIRIWVMKNYGVKEYSWTREVDIREILGGLVKRSCDYPTRVLEYTKERQVLVLDNRLQSYSTPNEGFVKNEVDGIENIHDAAYVHIQSFVLLKDLIRGSSIYVQRFRHDKKSGKLVAHNPRG, encoded by the coding sequence ATGTCGTTTGCTCAGAAGGTGATGGTTTTGACGGTTGGCTCCGGGAGTTGGAGAAGCATTTGGTACCCCGGCTACCATTCTGAGCAAGAAAATGGGATTTATGTAAATGGATATCTCCATTGGATAGGCCAGTGTGGTAAGGGTTCTTTGGTGATACATTCCTTTAACCTTGAAAGTGAGAGTTATGAGCAGTTACCAATGCCACCTTGTTGTTTTGATCCCCATAAAGCTCAGTTGAACCTTGGAGTCTTTAACGGCTGCCTTTCTATAACTGTTCGCTCGAGCTATTATATCAGGATTTGGGTGATGAAGAATTATGGTGTTAAGGAGTACTCTTGGACCAGAGAGGTTGACATTAGAGAAATACTGGGTGGTCTTGTAAAACGTAGTTGTGATTATCCTACTCGTGTTCTAGAATACACAAAGGAGAGGCAAGTCTTGGTGTTAGATAATAGGTTGCAGAGTTATAGTACTCCAAACGAGGGCTTTGTGAAGAATGAGGTTGATGGGATAGAAAATATTCATGATGCTGCATATGTCCATATTCAAAGCTTTGTTCTGCTTAAAGATCTCATCAGGGGTTCGAGCATATATGTTCAAAGATTTAGGCATGATAAGAAGTCTGGCAAGTTGGTTGCTCATAATCCTAGGGGTTAG
- the LOC112173335 gene encoding uncharacterized protein LOC112173335 isoform X1, with product MNDSGNPQDADVPPVEGVAGGGTAYGWTDGGFQGSNPLKGSVDPTEVLTADLVHVWSMPSTANVGPQEMPRPMDPVNLLAARNERESIQVAIRAKASWGGPGIAGVVQVQCNDLCSSAGDRLVVGRSLKLRRVVPILGVPDALVPLDLPVSQINLLPGETTAVWVSIDVPSEQPPGQYEGEIIITATKADAETSAQCLGKSEKLQLYRELQRCLETVEPIDGKPVNEVVERAKSAATSLRRVLLSPLFSEFFSNNGSVDMMEEDAISNLSVRVKINVTVWDFILPETPSLPAVFGISDTVIEDRFGVEHGTEEWYEALDQHFKWLLQYRISPYFCRWGDSMRVLTYTCPWPADHPKSDEYFSDPRLAAYALPYSRSVSGGDAAKEYSQKQIEILRTKSHWKKAYFYLWDEPLNLEQYESLLNLAKEIHAYAPDARVLTTYYCGPSDAPLAPTPFEAFVKVPKFLRPHTQIYCTSEWVLGNREDLVKDIIAEMQPENGEEWWTYVCMGPSDPHPNWHLGMRGTQHRAVMWRVWKEGGTGFLYWGANCYEKATVPSAEIRFRRGLPPGDGVLFYPGKVFSSSNEPVASVRLERILSGLQDIEYLSLYASRYGRDEGLALLEKTGLYLGPERYTHEHMPVDVMRGEIFNACRS from the exons ATGAACGACTCAG GAAACCCACAGGATGCTGATGTTCCACCAGTTGAAGGTGTTGCCGGAGGAGGGACAGCATATGGATGGACTGATGGTGGCTTTCAAGGTTCCAATCCACTCAAGGGATCAGTTGACCCTACAGAGGTTCTGACCGCAGATTTAGTGCATGTATGGTCCATGCCAAGCACAGCAAATGTTGGACCACAAGAAATGCCTAGACCTATGGATCCT GTTAATCTTCTGGCTGCTAGAAACGAGAGAGAAAGTATTCAAGTTGCAATACGTGCGAAAGCTTCCTGGGGTGGTCCTGGAATTGCAGGGGTTGTGCAGGTTCAGTGTAATGATTTATGCTCCTCAGCTGGTGATCG GTTGGTTGTTGGACGATCATTAAAGTTGCGTCGTGTGGTGCCCATATTGGGTGTCCCAGATGCTCTTGTTCCCCTTGATCTTCCTGTTAGTCAAATAAACCTATTACCAGG AGAGACAACTGCAGTTTGGGTTTCCATTGATGTTCCTAGTGAGCAACCCCCAGGTCAGTATGAGGGGGAGATCATTATTACTGCGACAAAGGCAGATGCAGA GACTTCAGCACAATGCTTGGGAAAATCCGAGAAGCTTCAACTTTATAGGGAACTTCAAAGATGTCTTGAAACTGTGGAACCAATTGATGGGAAACCAGTGAATGAAGTG GTAGAAAGAGCGAAATCTGCAGCTACATCTTTAAGAAGAGTTCTTCTGTCTCCATTGTTCTCTGAGTTCTTTTCAAATAATGGGTCAGTTGATATGATGGAGGAAGATGCTATTTCAAACCTTTCAGTACGGGTGAAGATAAATGTGACTGTTTGGGACTTCATTCTTCCTGAAACTCCCTCACTTCCAGCTGTATTTGGT ATATCCGATACTGTAATTGAGGATCGTTTTGGTGTTGAACATGGGACTGAGGAGTGGTACGAGGCATTGGATCAGCATTTTAAGTGGCTTCTTCAATATAGAATCAGTCCATATTTTTGCCGATGGGGTGATAGCATGCGTGTATTGACATATACCTGCCCTTGGCCAG CTGATCATCCAAAATCAGATGAATATTTTTCAGACCCACGATTAGCAGCCTATGCCTTGCCATATAGTCGATCTGTCTCTGG TGGTGACGCAGCGAAGGAGTACTCGCAGAAAcaaattgagatattgaggaCAAAGTCTCACTGGAAGAAAGCATATTTTTATTTGTGGGATGAG CCTTTGAATTTGGAGCAATATGAGTCCCTCCTCAACTTGGCCAAAGAGATCCATGCTTATGCTCCGGATGCTCGTGTCTTAACTACTTACTACTGTG GGCCAAGTGATGCCCCTCTTGCACCTACTCCTTTTGAGGCTTTTGTTAAAGTTCCTAAGTTTCTGCGCCCACATACTCAAATTTACTGTACAAG TGAATGGGTGCTTGGGAATCGAGAGGATTTGGTGAAGGATATTATTGCAGAAATGCAACCTGAAAATGGCGAG GAATGGTGGACTTACGTGTGCATGGGACCATCTGACCCCCATCCCAACTGGCACCTTGGGATGCGAGGTACGCAACATCGAGCTGTAATGTGGCGTGTATGGAAAGAAGGTGGAACAGGTTTCTTATACTGGGGTGCCAATTGCTATGAGAAGGCAACTGTTCCCAGTGCAGAG ATTAGATTCAGGCGTGGTCTCCCCCCTGGAGATGGAGTTTTGTTTTACCCTGGTAAGGTGTTCTCATCATCAAATGAACCAGTTGCTTCAGTCAGACTAGAGCGCATTCTCAGTGGATTACAG GACATTGAATATCTCTCACTCTATGCTTCGAGATATGGTAGAGATGAAGGGCTTGCTCTCCTTGAGAAGACAGGTTTGTACTTGGGTCCTGAGCGTTACACGCATGAGCATATGCCAGTTGATGTAATGCGGGGCGAGATCTTCAATGCATGTCGGTCTTGA
- the LOC112173335 gene encoding uncharacterized protein LOC112173335 isoform X2 has translation MYGPCQAQQMLDHKKCLDLWILNERESIQVAIRAKASWGGPGIAGVVQVQCNDLCSSAGDRLVVGRSLKLRRVVPILGVPDALVPLDLPVSQINLLPGETTAVWVSIDVPSEQPPGQYEGEIIITATKADAETSAQCLGKSEKLQLYRELQRCLETVEPIDGKPVNEVVERAKSAATSLRRVLLSPLFSEFFSNNGSVDMMEEDAISNLSVRVKINVTVWDFILPETPSLPAVFGISDTVIEDRFGVEHGTEEWYEALDQHFKWLLQYRISPYFCRWGDSMRVLTYTCPWPADHPKSDEYFSDPRLAAYALPYSRSVSGGDAAKEYSQKQIEILRTKSHWKKAYFYLWDEPLNLEQYESLLNLAKEIHAYAPDARVLTTYYCGPSDAPLAPTPFEAFVKVPKFLRPHTQIYCTSEWVLGNREDLVKDIIAEMQPENGEEWWTYVCMGPSDPHPNWHLGMRGTQHRAVMWRVWKEGGTGFLYWGANCYEKATVPSAEIRFRRGLPPGDGVLFYPGKVFSSSNEPVASVRLERILSGLQDIEYLSLYASRYGRDEGLALLEKTGLYLGPERYTHEHMPVDVMRGEIFNACRS, from the exons ATGTATGGTCCATGCCAAGCACAGCAAATGTTGGACCACAAGAAATGCCTAGACCTATGGATCCT AAACGAGAGAGAAAGTATTCAAGTTGCAATACGTGCGAAAGCTTCCTGGGGTGGTCCTGGAATTGCAGGGGTTGTGCAGGTTCAGTGTAATGATTTATGCTCCTCAGCTGGTGATCG GTTGGTTGTTGGACGATCATTAAAGTTGCGTCGTGTGGTGCCCATATTGGGTGTCCCAGATGCTCTTGTTCCCCTTGATCTTCCTGTTAGTCAAATAAACCTATTACCAGG AGAGACAACTGCAGTTTGGGTTTCCATTGATGTTCCTAGTGAGCAACCCCCAGGTCAGTATGAGGGGGAGATCATTATTACTGCGACAAAGGCAGATGCAGA GACTTCAGCACAATGCTTGGGAAAATCCGAGAAGCTTCAACTTTATAGGGAACTTCAAAGATGTCTTGAAACTGTGGAACCAATTGATGGGAAACCAGTGAATGAAGTG GTAGAAAGAGCGAAATCTGCAGCTACATCTTTAAGAAGAGTTCTTCTGTCTCCATTGTTCTCTGAGTTCTTTTCAAATAATGGGTCAGTTGATATGATGGAGGAAGATGCTATTTCAAACCTTTCAGTACGGGTGAAGATAAATGTGACTGTTTGGGACTTCATTCTTCCTGAAACTCCCTCACTTCCAGCTGTATTTGGT ATATCCGATACTGTAATTGAGGATCGTTTTGGTGTTGAACATGGGACTGAGGAGTGGTACGAGGCATTGGATCAGCATTTTAAGTGGCTTCTTCAATATAGAATCAGTCCATATTTTTGCCGATGGGGTGATAGCATGCGTGTATTGACATATACCTGCCCTTGGCCAG CTGATCATCCAAAATCAGATGAATATTTTTCAGACCCACGATTAGCAGCCTATGCCTTGCCATATAGTCGATCTGTCTCTGG TGGTGACGCAGCGAAGGAGTACTCGCAGAAAcaaattgagatattgaggaCAAAGTCTCACTGGAAGAAAGCATATTTTTATTTGTGGGATGAG CCTTTGAATTTGGAGCAATATGAGTCCCTCCTCAACTTGGCCAAAGAGATCCATGCTTATGCTCCGGATGCTCGTGTCTTAACTACTTACTACTGTG GGCCAAGTGATGCCCCTCTTGCACCTACTCCTTTTGAGGCTTTTGTTAAAGTTCCTAAGTTTCTGCGCCCACATACTCAAATTTACTGTACAAG TGAATGGGTGCTTGGGAATCGAGAGGATTTGGTGAAGGATATTATTGCAGAAATGCAACCTGAAAATGGCGAG GAATGGTGGACTTACGTGTGCATGGGACCATCTGACCCCCATCCCAACTGGCACCTTGGGATGCGAGGTACGCAACATCGAGCTGTAATGTGGCGTGTATGGAAAGAAGGTGGAACAGGTTTCTTATACTGGGGTGCCAATTGCTATGAGAAGGCAACTGTTCCCAGTGCAGAG ATTAGATTCAGGCGTGGTCTCCCCCCTGGAGATGGAGTTTTGTTTTACCCTGGTAAGGTGTTCTCATCATCAAATGAACCAGTTGCTTCAGTCAGACTAGAGCGCATTCTCAGTGGATTACAG GACATTGAATATCTCTCACTCTATGCTTCGAGATATGGTAGAGATGAAGGGCTTGCTCTCCTTGAGAAGACAGGTTTGTACTTGGGTCCTGAGCGTTACACGCATGAGCATATGCCAGTTGATGTAATGCGGGGCGAGATCTTCAATGCATGTCGGTCTTGA